The proteins below come from a single Pichia kudriavzevii chromosome 2, complete sequence genomic window:
- a CDS encoding uncharacterized protein (PKUD0B12080), whose product MDTEQKLKTLTDLYRECEYDVLLELLVSCDGSVEKVKSILGSPVQEGGKYELGSVKHGVRSRYFPMKNTVRVTGAKTSNTTEIGNLKARETNTKNHTTSGTVSSVQAYFQKATPKPTTLHKRPNPTSISSIIQSRTKREVDYLEEIREPPRKALKPLSTGKTITLYSKEQVEEILPNIRIFSNFLPQDLSEQVVDLLQSQRMLFRSKEFYIAGRLCTSSQNSLVYTDNDDIDYDPVYSTKNIKSVKVAPAIRRSQAYVNEKVNKVLKEIYADDENAPDYMIKENWTSNFCVANYYPNNKSHLDMHTDKLTNIGPLPTIASLTFGATRLFRLKRSNPSTSTIYQIPIHNNTLLIMLPSTQELYKHGIPTLSDSLIKKDKVLGTARFNLTFRMAYPELQKQHVLCDKCKRRMILRRLYKGEDIGYYIWMCMSSFKGHSCNGFKYANFSRRDGVLRLSTMHKNEATRWLDEYERKDINAST is encoded by the coding sequence TGGATACTGAAcagaaactgaaaacaCTAACTGATCTGTATAGAGAGTGTGAATACGACGTTCTCTTGGAGCTTTTAGTTTCATGCGATGGTTCCGTTGAAAAAGTCAAGTCTATTTTAGGCTCACCTGTTCAGGAAGGTGGCAAATATGAGTTAGGTAGCGTAAAACATGGGGTTCGAAGTAGATATTTTCCCATGAAAAATACGGTCAGAGTTACCGGTGCAAAGACGAGTAATACAACTGAAATTGGTAATTTGAAAGCTAGAGAAACTAACACAAAGAATCATACAACCTCTGGAACAGTATCCAGTGTCCAGGCATATTTTCAGAAAGCAACACCAAAACCAACGACTCTTCACAAACGGCCTAACCCAACTTCTATATCTTCAATCATACAATCAAGGACAAAGAGAGAAGTGGATTACTTGGAAGAGATTAGGGAACCGCCAAGAAAAGCGTTGAAACCTTTATCCACTGGAAAAACCATTACATTATATTCCAAAGAACAGGTTGAAGAGATTTTGCCTAACATTAGAATATTCTCTAATTTTCTACCTCAAGACCTATCAGAACAAGTTGTTGACCTACTGCAGAGCCAGAGAATGCTTTTCCGTTCTAAGGAATTCTATATCGCAGGTAGATTATGTACGTCATCACAAAACTCATTGGTCTATACGGACAATGACGATATTGATTATGATCCGGTGTATTCGacaaaaaatatcaaaagcGTCAAGGTTGCGCCTGCAATCAGAAGGTCACAGGCATATGTTAATGAGAAGGTTAACaaggttttgaaagagattTATGCCGATGATGAGAATGCACCTGACTATAtgataaaagaaaactggACTAGTAACTTTTGCGTTGCTAACTACTACCCTAATAATAAATCACACTTAGATATGCATACTGATaaattgacaaatattGGCCCCCTACCCACAATTGCATCACTGACCTTTGGTGCTACAAGATTATTCAGGTTGAAGAGAAGTAACCCCTCCACCTCGACGATTTACCAAATTCCGATTCACAATAATACCTTACTGATTATGTTACCTTCGACGCAGGAACTCTACAAGCATGGTATTCCTACATTGTCGGACTCGTTAATTAAAAAGGATAAAGTACTAGGAACAGCGAGATTCAACTTGACATTTCGAATGGCTTATCCAGAGCTGCAGAAGCAGCATGTATTATGTGATAAATGTAAAAGAAGAATGATCCTTCGAAGGTTATACAAGGGTGAAGACATTGGATATTATATATGGATGTGCATGTCTTCATTTAAAGGACATTCATGCAATGGATTCAAGTATGCCAACTTCAGCAGGAGGGATGGAGTTTTGCGGCTCTCCACTATGCATAAAAATGAAGCCACAAGATGGTTGGATGAATACGAGAGAAAGGATATCAACGCTTCAACTTaa
- a CDS encoding uncharacterized protein (PKUD0B12070; similar to Saccharomyces cerevisiae YBL001C (ECM15); ancestral locus Anc_3.206), which translates to MHSFSFPGYLFGQNRAKMTVNLNCIADICLIPIGTATPSVSDYVVEIQKVIQHSGLKYKMHSAGTAIEGPWDDVMALIGQMHERVHEMGIFRVQSDIRVGTRTDKVQSAQDKIDIVEVKLKR; encoded by the coding sequence ATGcattctttttcttttcctgGCTATTTGTTTGGACAAAACAGAGCAAAGATGACTGTCAATCTAAACTGTATTGCCGATATATGTCTCATTCCTATTGGAACAGCCACTCCTTCTGTATCTGACTATGTTGTTGAGATACAGAAAGTTATCCAACACAGTGGCTTGAAATATAAAATGCACAGTGCAGGTACTGCAATTGAAGGGCCATGGGATGATGTCATGGCTTTAATTGGCCAAATGCATGAGCGTGTTCATGAAATGGGCATTTTTCGTGTACAAAGTGACATCAGGGTCGGTACAAGAACTGATAAGGTGCAAAGTGCACAAGACAAGATCgacattgttgaagttAAGTTGAAGCGTTGA